The following coding sequences lie in one Candidatus Eremiobacterota bacterium genomic window:
- a CDS encoding winged helix-turn-helix domain-containing protein has translation MISRFGAFELDTASMTLRAAGRPVSLPKKAVELLAALAGRRGEVVTKSELMEMLWPEGFVEEANLSQYVYLLRQAFERYDVRDVIETYPRRGYCFTPPAPLPERAGFQRAALTLAMLLVLLFVGGSARSVTPQFLPSAEARQAYSLGRYFWNLRSVDGMQRSVRYFRRVITLAPRSALGYAALANAYTELADLEGPCHQWGRWKSLATVLASRALAVDATSAEAHVAYAMATRVFENDNGTADRELRTALRLDPNNALANEWYGNYLIAQGKTADGVTRLQFAASKEPISTATYAWLARGYYYERRYDDARRYALAALALQPTRLETTVLAGLIEEARRNYPQALHYFEDASRLGLSSADTEALVDGIYAATGRRMRALLSLQRIAGRPLDCYESRDVAIGFLLADDAPAARAVLSRIRYATPLDRDLTVQDPHIRSLITT, from the coding sequence ATGATCTCTCGCTTCGGTGCGTTTGAACTCGACACGGCTTCGATGACGCTGCGCGCGGCGGGCCGGCCGGTTAGCTTGCCCAAGAAAGCGGTCGAGTTGCTTGCGGCGCTTGCCGGTCGTCGCGGCGAGGTCGTCACCAAGTCCGAGCTCATGGAAATGCTCTGGCCCGAGGGCTTCGTCGAAGAGGCCAATCTATCGCAGTACGTGTATTTGCTGCGCCAAGCGTTCGAGCGGTACGACGTGCGAGATGTCATCGAGACGTATCCCCGACGCGGCTACTGCTTTACCCCGCCGGCGCCGCTACCCGAGCGAGCCGGCTTTCAAAGGGCAGCGCTCACTTTGGCGATGTTGCTCGTGCTGCTCTTCGTCGGTGGTTCCGCGCGAAGCGTGACGCCACAGTTTCTGCCGAGCGCCGAGGCCCGCCAAGCGTACTCGCTGGGCCGCTATTTTTGGAACCTGCGCTCCGTGGACGGCATGCAGCGCAGTGTCCGCTATTTTCGCCGCGTTATCACGCTCGCTCCGCGCAGTGCACTCGGCTACGCCGCGTTAGCGAATGCCTACACCGAGCTTGCCGACCTCGAAGGGCCGTGTCATCAGTGGGGACGCTGGAAATCGTTGGCGACGGTGCTGGCATCACGCGCATTAGCGGTCGACGCTACTTCGGCGGAAGCGCACGTCGCCTACGCGATGGCGACGCGCGTTTTTGAGAACGACAACGGGACGGCAGATCGCGAACTGCGCACGGCGCTGCGACTCGATCCGAACAATGCCCTCGCCAACGAGTGGTACGGCAATTATTTGATCGCGCAGGGAAAGACCGCCGACGGAGTAACTCGCCTGCAGTTTGCCGCGAGCAAAGAACCGATTTCAACCGCGACGTACGCGTGGCTTGCCCGAGGGTACTACTACGAGCGGCGTTACGACGATGCGCGACGCTATGCGCTAGCCGCCCTCGCGCTGCAGCCCACTCGCCTTGAAACCACCGTACTCGCCGGTCTCATCGAAGAAGCGCGACGAAACTATCCACAAGCGTTGCATTATTTCGAAGACGCCTCTCGGCTCGGACTCAGCTCAGCCGATACCGAGGCATTGGTTGACGGAATCTACGCGGCGACAGGCCGGCGCATGCGCGCGCTGCTTTCGCTGCAGCGCATCGCGGGCAGACCACTCGACTGCTACGAATCGCGCGACGTCGCGATCGGTTTTCTTTTGGCCGACGATGCCCCGGCCGCGCGCGCCGTCTTGTCACGCATCCGCTATGCCACTCCGCTCGATCGCGACCTAACCGTTCAGGACCCCCACATCCGTTCGCTGATCACGACGTAA
- a CDS encoding SRPBCC domain-containing protein, whose translation MTSGQELQHVYESEIHAPADAIWDALTRGDLTERYWYNTTVVSEWRVGAPVRFFRNGTLSVHGRVMEFDPPHVLAYTWAHAADEADPELASDPPSTVRWTIEPAESGCRVTLVHSGFASPTKTYRLVRRGWNYILSGLQTLLENDSELHADWSDDDEARADLLTDLPVRGRGLVYEIYIAGPPEPIWQALTEGALTSQYFPQLVHVDRWETGAPIEYREADGTAVIEGELLEVDRPFLLRYSFRNRWNTNAVTEPPSRVTWRITPLGEVCRVTLVHDDFSADSPTFDDVRRGWLEITCGLKRVVETLRRDQRTDVGVLNG comes from the coding sequence ATGACGAGCGGACAAGAGCTACAGCACGTATACGAAAGCGAAATCCACGCCCCCGCTGACGCAATCTGGGATGCTTTGACCCGCGGGGACTTAACCGAGCGCTATTGGTACAATACTACTGTTGTCTCGGAGTGGCGGGTCGGCGCTCCCGTCAGGTTCTTCAGGAACGGAACGCTGTCGGTTCACGGCCGCGTGATGGAATTCGATCCGCCGCATGTGCTGGCGTATACATGGGCTCATGCCGCTGATGAAGCGGATCCCGAACTTGCGAGCGACCCGCCCTCGACGGTAAGGTGGACGATCGAACCGGCCGAGTCCGGCTGTCGGGTGACGCTCGTTCATAGCGGCTTCGCTTCCCCAACAAAAACGTATCGGCTCGTGCGCCGGGGTTGGAACTATATATTGTCCGGTCTGCAGACGCTATTAGAGAACGATTCGGAATTACACGCGGATTGGAGTGACGACGACGAGGCGCGTGCGGACCTTCTTACCGACCTGCCCGTGAGAGGGCGAGGCCTGGTATACGAGATCTACATTGCCGGGCCGCCCGAGCCGATCTGGCAAGCGTTAACCGAGGGCGCGCTCACATCACAGTACTTTCCGCAATTGGTTCATGTAGATCGTTGGGAAACCGGTGCACCTATCGAATATCGCGAGGCCGATGGAACCGCCGTCATCGAGGGGGAGTTGCTCGAGGTCGACCGACCATTCTTATTGCGCTATTCCTTCAGGAACCGCTGGAACACCAATGCGGTTACCGAGCCCCCTTCTCGTGTTACGTGGCGAATTACACCACTGGGCGAAGTATGCCGGGTGACGCTCGTTCACGATGATTTCAGCGCCGATAGCCCCACTTTTGACGACGTCCGGCGCGGATGGCTGGAAATCACGTGTGGCCTCAAACGAGTCGTCGAGACGTTACGTCGTGATCAGCGAACGGATGTGGGGGTCCTGAACGGTTAG
- a CDS encoding helix-turn-helix domain-containing protein, whose translation MAVDDVFKALADVSRRTLLDALFKRDGQTLGELCGRLEMTRFGVMKHLRVLEDAHLVVSQKNGRERRHYLNPIPIQELYERWVSKYRRGTASALIALKRRVEEAEHDERTRATARIRKRNPRPR comes from the coding sequence TTGGCAGTGGACGACGTTTTTAAGGCGTTGGCCGACGTGAGTCGCCGGACGCTCTTGGACGCGCTGTTCAAACGCGATGGACAGACGCTCGGCGAGTTATGTGGGCGGCTCGAGATGACGCGATTCGGAGTGATGAAACACCTTCGCGTGCTTGAAGATGCGCATCTGGTGGTTTCCCAAAAGAACGGCCGTGAACGACGCCACTACTTGAATCCGATCCCTATCCAAGAACTCTACGAACGCTGGGTGAGCAAATATCGCCGGGGGACGGCGAGCGCACTCATCGCACTGAAACGGAGAGTCGAAGAGGCAGAGCATGACGAGCGGACAAGAGCTACAGCACGTATACGAAAGCGAAATCCACGCCCCCGCTGA
- a CDS encoding DUF3303 family protein, producing MATFMVIERFKCGSLEQVGQRFLKLGRLLPADVTVVASWMAASGETCYQLMTAPSVNALMSWTCAWHDLVDFEITPVVTSDAFWASRASS from the coding sequence ATGGCGACGTTCATGGTTATCGAGCGGTTCAAATGCGGCTCGCTCGAGCAGGTCGGTCAGCGTTTTCTGAAACTCGGTAGATTGCTCCCCGCCGACGTAACAGTCGTCGCGAGTTGGATGGCGGCGTCGGGGGAAACGTGCTATCAGCTGATGACTGCGCCCAGCGTGAACGCGCTCATGTCGTGGACTTGTGCGTGGCACGACTTGGTTGACTTTGAGATCACGCCGGTCGTGACGTCAGACGCGTTCTGGGCCTCCCGCGCTTCTTCGTGA
- a CDS encoding helix-turn-helix transcriptional regulator has protein sequence MESVFCGGSSLPKHAHETPYFTFTLRGSYHERYGKGSRLCTPGTAVAHPAWETHSQEFGGDLAVLLRVSLNGAEAEDAGKVVFESPLYLNNSRIARTVSRLHRELAEFDAFSDAIVEGLGQELLALALQSKCYDGGSRRRALCARAFIHSSLECRLSLAAIAGELGVSRTTLYRDFKSAFGYGPGEYLRQARLKVAMSMLRRSSKPITEIAAWCGFFDHSHFDRFFRAATGASPSHYRGAAQ, from the coding sequence ATGGAGAGCGTTTTTTGCGGAGGCTCATCCCTTCCAAAACACGCGCACGAGACGCCATATTTTACGTTCACGCTGCGCGGATCCTATCACGAACGATACGGTAAAGGGTCGCGCCTATGTACTCCGGGAACGGCTGTCGCCCACCCGGCATGGGAGACACACTCCCAGGAATTCGGAGGCGATCTTGCCGTTTTGCTGCGCGTTAGTTTGAACGGAGCCGAAGCCGAAGACGCGGGCAAAGTGGTGTTCGAATCACCGCTCTACCTGAATAACTCTAGAATCGCTCGTACAGTCTCGCGGCTGCACCGGGAGCTCGCGGAATTCGACGCATTTTCCGATGCGATTGTCGAAGGCTTAGGGCAAGAGTTACTCGCTCTGGCATTGCAAAGTAAGTGTTACGACGGAGGGAGCCGCAGGCGGGCGCTATGCGCCCGAGCGTTCATCCACTCGTCGCTAGAGTGTCGGCTGTCGCTTGCCGCTATTGCCGGCGAGTTGGGCGTTTCGCGTACCACGCTGTACCGCGATTTCAAGTCCGCCTTCGGCTACGGACCGGGCGAATACCTCAGGCAGGCGCGCCTCAAAGTTGCCATGTCTATGCTTCGCCGAAGTTCAAAACCCATCACGGAAATCGCGGCGTGGTGCGGCTTCTTCGATCATAGCCACTTCGACCGATTCTTTCGGGCGGCGACAGGGGCCTCGCCTTCGCATTATCGCGGCGCGGCGCAGTAA
- a CDS encoding S9 family peptidase: MTDVAWISASPDGSRIAYTSEETGSWQIWVANADGSHRRQLTEERDGVDFATWVPRDAHTILFSKSTGNSGVDQFYYLRDDRPGSVPLFPNETTVAHRFGAFSVDGAKLAFSSNLRKENAFDVYVLDRRTNETHRIYTVDNGNASATSWSADDTQLLVRQAITPYDDNLYAVDLRRTAARLMTPHSGQATFQSAQFTPDGRSILCVTDLNQEFHTIQRISTLTLAIRPVFALAHDVDEVLLSPDGQRMAYIVNDDGFGNVVVADEDGRTIGKPVMPPYIAENLLFMKGGGILTYAASGPTFPKVIWSYDLQSHQTVQILKPNFHGIRPETLVQPTIVRVRSFDGTLVPAWYFRPKAHRGPLTTLLDIHGGPEEQDRAWFYPAAQYLASRGYALLDPNIRGSTGYGRMYLHAADARKREDAVKDVKALRDWLVTSGDARANGVFIDGASYGGYVVLSSLYNYPRAFAGGIDIYGVADWIDFLEKTAPARRAYREGVYGSLDADREFLASISPINHAEQFERPVLIIAGANDKVVPLEQSERIARSLQSRGIPVELHVFGNEGHGIQHLENLIAVYKWMAIFLDRYGPH; the protein is encoded by the coding sequence ATGACCGACGTCGCATGGATTTCGGCCTCGCCTGATGGTTCGCGCATTGCCTATACGTCTGAAGAGACAGGAAGCTGGCAGATTTGGGTAGCGAATGCTGACGGCTCCCATCGCCGTCAGCTCACGGAGGAAAGAGACGGAGTTGATTTTGCCACGTGGGTTCCTCGAGACGCTCATACGATTCTATTCTCGAAGTCCACCGGAAACAGCGGCGTAGATCAATTCTATTATCTGCGTGACGATCGCCCGGGCTCAGTTCCGCTCTTCCCAAATGAGACGACTGTCGCCCACAGGTTCGGCGCATTCTCTGTTGACGGCGCAAAGCTTGCGTTCTCGTCGAATCTGCGAAAGGAGAACGCATTTGACGTATACGTTCTCGATCGCAGGACGAATGAGACGCACCGAATTTATACGGTCGACAACGGCAACGCATCGGCGACGAGTTGGTCCGCGGACGATACGCAACTTTTGGTCCGGCAAGCGATCACACCGTACGACGACAATCTGTACGCGGTTGATTTGCGGAGGACCGCCGCTCGGCTAATGACGCCGCACAGTGGCCAAGCGACCTTTCAGAGCGCGCAGTTCACACCCGATGGCCGCAGCATCTTATGCGTCACCGACCTGAACCAAGAATTTCACACGATTCAGCGCATCAGTACCCTTACGCTTGCAATCCGTCCTGTTTTCGCGCTCGCCCATGACGTGGACGAGGTCCTGCTTTCTCCCGATGGTCAACGTATGGCGTACATCGTGAATGACGACGGGTTCGGCAATGTCGTCGTGGCGGATGAGGACGGACGAACGATCGGCAAGCCAGTGATGCCACCGTACATAGCGGAAAATCTGCTCTTCATGAAGGGAGGCGGCATTTTGACGTACGCCGCCTCCGGCCCAACCTTTCCAAAAGTAATCTGGTCGTATGATTTGCAATCACACCAAACCGTGCAGATCCTCAAGCCAAACTTCCACGGAATTCGGCCCGAGACGCTGGTGCAGCCGACCATCGTGCGCGTGCGAAGTTTCGACGGCACCCTGGTGCCGGCGTGGTACTTTCGGCCCAAGGCACATCGAGGACCGCTTACGACGCTGCTCGACATTCACGGCGGACCAGAAGAACAGGACCGCGCGTGGTTTTATCCCGCCGCACAGTACTTAGCGTCGCGGGGATATGCGTTGCTCGACCCCAATATTCGAGGAAGTACGGGCTACGGGCGAATGTACTTACACGCCGCCGATGCGCGAAAACGCGAGGACGCCGTGAAAGACGTCAAGGCCTTGCGCGATTGGTTGGTAACATCAGGTGATGCGCGTGCGAACGGTGTTTTTATCGATGGCGCATCATACGGTGGGTATGTCGTCCTGTCGAGCCTTTATAACTACCCCAGAGCTTTTGCAGGCGGCATAGATATCTATGGGGTCGCGGATTGGATCGATTTTCTTGAAAAGACGGCCCCCGCTCGACGCGCCTACCGGGAAGGCGTCTATGGATCGCTCGACGCTGACCGCGAATTCCTGGCGTCCATCTCGCCCATCAATCATGCCGAGCAGTTCGAACGCCCCGTACTTATTATCGCCGGCGCTAACGACAAGGTGGTTCCGCTCGAGCAAAGTGAACGTATTGCTCGATCGCTCCAGAGCAGGGGCATCCCGGTCGAATTGCATGTTTTTGGTAACGAGGGACACGGAATTCAACATCTCGAGAATTTAATTGCCGTTTACAAGTGGATGGCTATCTTCTTAGATCGCTACGGACCACACTAA
- a CDS encoding helix-turn-helix domain-containing protein has product MASKVKKPSLADALLHPQRLEIVRMLAIHGPQSVRELATRLPAIAQATLYRQVKVLQSAGAMMPSGKRMQQWGAPETVYGLVEGATTSLRLKSSQRSPESMRRYFAAVQAALWSAFERRLNGGPIASGELAVRHSVVYLNADELREVKAIFARLKELEIDRGGRRRLFSLSLALFPEPKTSKK; this is encoded by the coding sequence ATGGCGAGTAAAGTCAAGAAACCGAGCCTGGCCGACGCTCTCCTCCACCCGCAACGCCTGGAAATTGTTCGAATGCTTGCCATCCACGGGCCACAGTCGGTTCGCGAGCTCGCAACACGCTTGCCCGCGATTGCACAAGCAACGCTATACCGCCAGGTCAAAGTGCTGCAATCTGCCGGCGCGATGATGCCCAGCGGCAAGCGTATGCAGCAATGGGGTGCGCCGGAAACCGTCTATGGGCTGGTCGAAGGAGCTACCACGTCGTTGCGATTGAAGAGCAGCCAGCGCTCGCCCGAATCGATGCGCCGGTATTTCGCCGCGGTGCAAGCCGCTCTATGGTCGGCATTCGAACGCAGGCTAAATGGAGGGCCAATCGCAAGCGGCGAGCTTGCCGTACGTCATTCGGTCGTTTACCTTAACGCCGATGAGCTGCGCGAGGTGAAGGCTATATTCGCGAGACTCAAAGAGCTCGAAATCGATCGTGGCGGCCGGCGTCGTCTCTTCTCGTTGAGCCTTGCGCTGTTCCCGGAGCCAAAAACGTCCAAAAAGTAA
- a CDS encoding PDZ domain-containing protein, translating into MPAAALLTTLVGISAPTVPRSSLDSVLTAVRSAANASVRTRWVGFAYAGSDAQGGLPGRVSGLVRFADGRSISRFRSGSLTIAQGFNGTAWVAKNGIVGRVDVPGLYRDSVTGAYIAAEAWLNLHDDAAKRYIGRLSQGGITYDLIAATPPRGSTAILWFDAATHRLNRTVVQSDYGPDRTDYSGYRDVEGMVWPFTATEQTASGSTTVTQLSSFRLIRAASTSLFATPKAEYVGQAPGTVTIPISSDARTYMAHILLRLRVGTQSLIALFDSGGQNSLLPAAARRLRVRTGGSIDVGGSGEGSESASIADVGTIALGKASLAGQRFIVLPLPYQIVHPSHDITVDGVVGAEFLQNFRVRIDYARRRLSLSPFSLAAVGGGVALPFLSDGSHAYIWASIDGKRGLFSLDTGDSSSITLFAPFAERNHLYTSGGVRYVGLGIGGSDAEDEYRARNFSIAGFNIGAPIVRVARASAGDFSSRSVAGNIGADVLSRFTVTFDYHARTVTFLPNASLRRPFREDMTGLTVGQRSPESFHVVSVAAASPAADAGIRAGDDIINVNGTPVTLMGVKDFDVFRFGSAAFTVRLRDGHATHGVTVRPRPLLRAD; encoded by the coding sequence GTGCCGGCGGCGGCACTGCTAACGACCCTGGTCGGCATTTCCGCGCCAACTGTCCCACGTTCCAGCCTCGATTCGGTGCTTACCGCGGTGCGTTCGGCGGCCAACGCCTCGGTACGCACCCGGTGGGTTGGCTTTGCGTATGCAGGGAGCGACGCGCAAGGCGGTCTTCCCGGCCGCGTCAGCGGTCTCGTGCGTTTTGCCGATGGGCGCAGCATTTCGCGCTTCCGTTCCGGTTCCTTGACGATCGCACAGGGGTTTAACGGAACAGCATGGGTCGCCAAAAACGGTATCGTGGGCCGGGTCGACGTTCCGGGCTTGTATCGCGACAGCGTAACGGGGGCGTACATAGCGGCCGAAGCCTGGTTGAATCTACACGATGATGCCGCGAAACGTTACATTGGCCGCCTTTCCCAAGGCGGCATAACGTACGATCTCATCGCCGCGACGCCGCCGCGTGGCTCCACAGCAATCCTCTGGTTCGATGCGGCAACGCACCGTTTGAATCGGACGGTAGTGCAATCGGACTATGGCCCGGACCGCACGGATTATTCCGGCTATCGCGATGTCGAGGGCATGGTGTGGCCGTTTACTGCGACCGAGCAAACGGCGAGCGGATCGACAACGGTGACCCAGCTCTCATCCTTTCGGCTGATCCGTGCGGCGTCAACAAGCCTCTTCGCGACGCCGAAGGCGGAGTATGTGGGTCAAGCGCCCGGCACTGTCACGATCCCGATAAGCTCGGATGCACGTACGTATATGGCGCACATCCTCCTGCGACTGCGTGTCGGAACTCAATCGCTGATCGCCTTATTCGATAGCGGTGGTCAAAACTCGCTGCTACCGGCGGCGGCGAGGCGTTTGCGGGTTCGAACGGGGGGCTCGATCGATGTCGGCGGTAGCGGCGAGGGCAGCGAAAGCGCGTCGATTGCCGACGTCGGGACGATCGCGTTAGGCAAGGCGTCCTTGGCTGGGCAAAGATTCATCGTTCTTCCGTTGCCTTACCAGATCGTCCATCCTTCTCACGACATTACGGTTGACGGCGTTGTCGGCGCCGAATTCCTACAAAACTTTCGCGTACGTATCGACTACGCGCGGCGAAGGCTGTCGTTGTCGCCGTTCTCGTTAGCCGCCGTTGGAGGCGGCGTTGCGTTACCGTTTCTCAGCGACGGGTCACATGCCTACATTTGGGCCTCGATCGACGGCAAGCGCGGTCTCTTCAGCCTCGACACCGGCGATTCAAGCAGCATCACACTGTTCGCACCGTTCGCGGAACGCAACCACTTGTACACGAGCGGCGGCGTTCGATACGTCGGACTAGGCATCGGTGGCAGCGATGCGGAAGACGAATATCGCGCACGCAACTTTTCCATCGCAGGCTTTAATATCGGCGCGCCTATCGTGCGCGTGGCGCGAGCGTCAGCTGGCGATTTTTCCTCAAGGAGCGTAGCCGGCAACATCGGCGCTGACGTGCTATCGCGCTTTACCGTCACGTTCGACTACCATGCCCGCACCGTCACGTTTCTGCCGAACGCGAGCCTGCGTCGGCCGTTTCGCGAAGACATGACCGGACTCACCGTCGGCCAACGTAGCCCAGAATCGTTTCACGTCGTTTCGGTGGCCGCGGCGTCACCGGCCGCAGATGCCGGAATTCGCGCAGGCGATGACATCATCAACGTCAATGGCACGCCGGTTACACTTATGGGCGTGAAAGACTTCGACGTTTTTCGCTTTGGAAGCGCCGCGTTTACCGTGAGACTGCGAGACGGTCACGCTACGCACGGTGTAACTGTTCGGCCGCGACCGCTATTACGGGCCGACTAG
- a CDS encoding DUF2625 family protein, with product MSTIRSVEELTSGDSLWPTITKWVRQANVTIDVLPRTDSDAEREIAALQVTTRSALGAIVFESGGIMLDHKWLRLLGTGLKDVSPSIGHLNGLLDSSSASLIPGTLVFAWDVLGGIFVINENRLPFRRGNVCYFAPDSLAWMDTQMGHAEFCKWSFTDSLPRFFHHLRWSNWAAQVTTIPADHGLALYPPLFSKEGTQIENAAKKSVPTLDLLRLQIHYGKEVGNFDSIERTC from the coding sequence ATGTCAACAATAAGATCCGTTGAAGAGCTGACCAGCGGCGACTCACTGTGGCCGACCATAACCAAATGGGTGAGGCAAGCCAACGTAACGATCGACGTACTGCCGCGTACCGATTCCGATGCCGAACGTGAGATAGCTGCCTTGCAGGTTACAACGCGATCAGCGCTCGGCGCGATTGTATTTGAATCCGGCGGCATCATGCTCGACCACAAATGGCTACGTCTCCTTGGGACCGGTCTCAAAGATGTCAGTCCTAGCATCGGCCACTTGAATGGTTTGCTTGATAGCAGTAGCGCTTCGCTCATCCCTGGAACTTTAGTATTTGCTTGGGATGTTCTCGGTGGCATCTTCGTGATAAACGAGAATCGATTGCCCTTTCGTCGCGGAAATGTCTGCTACTTTGCTCCTGACTCACTCGCGTGGATGGACACACAGATGGGCCATGCGGAGTTCTGCAAATGGAGCTTTACCGATAGTCTGCCTCGTTTTTTCCATCACTTGCGATGGTCGAACTGGGCAGCTCAGGTGACGACGATACCGGCGGACCACGGCCTGGCACTCTACCCGCCGCTGTTTAGTAAGGAAGGTACGCAGATCGAGAACGCTGCCAAAAAGAGCGTGCCAACGCTTGATCTTCTGAGATTACAAATACACTATGGCAAAGAAGTCGGAAACTTCGATTCAATTGAGCGCACCTGTTAG